In one window of Acipenser ruthenus chromosome 34, fAciRut3.2 maternal haplotype, whole genome shotgun sequence DNA:
- the LOC117962836 gene encoding resistin-like yields MKMRVAVLLAVIAMFCAADAQKCPLDDLMSSLTESVASAVLQKVTLSCISVSARGSLVDCPAGYKPTGCSCGNACGSWDIRNDQTCHCQCANQDWTAARCCKIALK; encoded by the exons ATGAAGATGAGAGTTGCTGTGTTGCTGGCTGTGATTGCTATGTTCTGTGCTGCCGACGCTCAGAAATGCCCTCTGGATGATTTGATGAGCAGCCTGACAGAATCTGTGG CCTCTGCAGTGCTGCAGAAAGTGACTCTGTCCTGCATTTCTGTCTCAGCTAGAGGGAGCCTGGTGGATTGTCCTGCAG GTTACAAGCCGACGGGCTGCTCCTGCGGTAATGCCTGCGGCTCCTGGGATATCCGCAATGACCAGACCTGCCACTGCCAGTGTGCAAACCAGGACTGGACCGCTGCACGCTGCTGCAAGATAGCCCTGAAATAG